The following nucleotide sequence is from Erythrobacter aurantius.
GCACCGGCAAACGCCCGCCCAGCATCATCACCCCGATCAACGCCACCGAAATCACGCACAGCGCCAGCGCGACCTCGCCCAGGAGCAACCCCTCAATCCAGCGCACGGCATCTGTGGTGGCGCTTCCATCAGGTTCAAGCAGCGTTGACTGGATTGAGATTACCATGCGTAACCGCTTCCCTGCGCTTTCGGATCGGCTTTGAGTGTTCCTACCCTTCTCTCTTGCTTTTTTCTAATGATAATCCAGAGTTGCAGACTAGGGCTTCGCGAGATTCGATTTGTCTGAAGAATTGAAACGGGACACATTATTTGTGGCGCTGACGCGGCCGCAGATGTTTGCCGGTGTCACTCTTACGTTCTTCGTGATCAATGCGATCCTTTCGCTTGAGCTGTTCCTGATCTTTGGTGCGTGGTGGGTGCTGCTGATTGCGCTGGGAGTGCACGCGATCGGGATGATCGCCTGCCTTCATGAGCCGCGCATCTTCGATCTCTGGCTGACGCGGGTGCGCAACTGCCCGCGGGTAAAGAACCACAGGATCTGGAATTGCAATTCCTACCGCCCCTGACGCGTGATCCCAAGGTGATCGCCAATGAAGCGCCTGCTGGCGTTCACCTGCCCTATGCACGGCACATCGATGAGGTGACGGTGCAGACCCGCGACGGGCTGTTGATGCAGACGATCCGGCTTGGCGGCCTGCTGTTCGAGACCGCGGATACGGGCGAGCTCAATTACCGTTCGACGCTTCGCGATGCGATGCTGCGCTCCTTGGGTTCCTCGCGTTTTGCGATCTACCATCATGTCGTCCGCAGGCGAGCTGATGCTGCGCTTTCTCCGGTTACCGCTGATGACTTCTCGGCAAGGCTGGATGAGCGCTGGCAGGCGAAGCTTGAAGGCAGGCAGCTGTTCGTCAACGAGCTGTTCGTGACCATAATCCGCAGGCCGCTGCAGGGCAGGATCGGCATGGCCGATCGGCTGCGTGGCTGGTTTGCGAATACCTCAAGGCGCAACGCCAGTCTGATCGCTGCCGAGAAGCACGCGCTGGACCGTGCAAGGGAGGCTCTGGTCGCATCGCTTGGCGCCTATGACCCGCGCGTCCTCAGCCTCTATGATGCGCCAGGCGGCAGACGCTCGGAACCGCTCGAGTTCCTCTCCTGCCTGTTCAACGCCGACATGCGTCCCGTGGCGCTTCCGCATGGTGATCTGGGTCATTTCATACCGGCGCGGCGGGTGAGCTTTGGTCAGGACTGTGTCGAGCTGGGGCCGACAGGCGACCTGCCGCGCCGGTTCGTCGCATTGGTATCGGTCAAGGACTATCCGGGGGCTACCTTTCCCGGGATGTTCGACGAGCTCTACCGCCTGCCCTTCGAGCTCCATGTCACCCAGAGCTTCGCCTTCGTCGAGCGGGCAGCGGCGCTGGGCCGAATGAACCTTGCGCTGCGGCGGATGCAGGCGGTCGAGGACGAGGCGATCTCGCTGCGCGGAGAACTCGCCGAGGCGAAGGATGAAGTGGCTGCCGGGCGCGCCGGGTTCGGCGAGCATCACACCACGATCGCGGTCCATGCCGATGATCTGGCACGGCTTGAGGGGCAGGTCGCCGAGGTGATCGCGCTGCTGGCCGATCTGGGGATCAATGCGGTGCGCGAGGACATCGCGCTCGAGCCCGCTTTCTGGGCGCAGTTTCCGGGTAACTTCCGTTATATCGGCCGGCGGGGGCTTGTCTCGACCACCAATTTTGCAGGGCTTGCGAGCCTGCACAACTTCCCGGTCGGACGCGCGCAGGGCAATCACTGGGGCGAGGCGGTTACCCTGTTCGAGACCACGGCTGCCGGGCCCTATTTCTTCAATTTCCATCAGAGTGATCTTGGCAACTTCACCGTCATCGGCCCTTCGGGTTCGGGCAAGACCGTGGTGCTCAATTTCCTGCTGGCGCAGGCTCGCCGCTTTGCCCCACGCATCATCTTCTTCGACAAGGACCGCGGCGCCGAACTCTTCATTCGCGCGATCGGCGGGCGATATGACCGTCTTGATCCCGGCGCTCCTTCCGGCCTCAACCCGCTCCAGCTCGAGGATACGCCTGCAAACCGCCAGTTCCTGATCGACTGGGTTGCGCTCCTGGCAGGAGGTGCAAGCACCGCCGAGCTTGATCAGGTTCGCGATGCGCTGGACACCAGCTTTGCCCAGCCCCGGCATCGCCGTCGCCTGCGCCATCTGGTCGAGCTGTTTCGCGGCTCGGCGCGGCCCGAGCCGGACGATCTCTATGCCCGCCTGCGGCCCTAGTGGGGTGAGGGCGAGCGCGCATGGCTGTTCGACAATGAACGCGATCTCACCGATCCTGGTGCCGATACGGTCGGGTTCGACATGACCGCAATCCTCGATGATCCGGTGGCCCGCACCCCTGCCATGTTCTATTTCTTCCAGCGGGTCGAGGAGCGGCTCGACGGGTCCCCGTCGATCATCGTCATCGATGAGGGCTGGAAGGCGCTTGATGACGATGTCTTTGTGCGCCGCATAAAGGACTGGGAGAAGACCATCCGCAAGAGGAACGGCGTGGTCGGCTTTGCGACCCAGAGCGCGTCCGATGCACTCGAGAGCAAGATTGCAAGCGCAATCATCGAGCAGGCCGCCACCCAGATATTCATGATCAACCCCAGAGCGCGCGCCGAGGACTATATCAATGGCTTCGGGCTCAGCCGCCACGAGTTCGATCTCATCCGCACGCTGCCTGACAGCTCGCACTGTTTCCTGATCAAGCATGGCCGCGACAGCGTGGTTGCGAGACTGGACCTGTCCGGTGAAAGCGAGCTGCTCACCATTCTCTCGGGCCGCGAGAGCACGGTGCGGTTGTTTGACAGGCTGGTCACCCAGACCGGACCTGATCCTGCCAACTGGCTCCACCGCCTCATCGAGGAGGCGGCGTGATGGCGTGCCCGGCGATCATGACCGGTGAGCAGTTCCTGTCGCGCAGTCTCGCACATATCGACTGTCAGGCGCAGATCATCGGCAGCTATGGCTACCAGGCGCTGGGCGAGCCCGGGTCACCGGCCTCGCTGCTTGTTGCAGGCCTGCTGACCCTGTTCATCGCCTTCTTCGGCATAAGGCTGATGTTCGGCCCGGGACCGGGCCCGCGCGATGCGGTGTTTGATGTCATAAAGATCGGGATCGTGCTGACGCTCGCCTTTTCCTGGCCTGGTTTTCGCACGGTGGTCTATGATACAACGCTCAAGGGGCCCGCTGAGATTGCGAACGCGATCCAGACAGGCAGCGGCAATGGAAGCTCTGCCGGCTTTGCCGAGCGGTTGCAGCAGGCTGACAATGCGCTCGTCTCGCTCACTGCCATCGGTTCGGGACGCAATGCCGCAGCCCTGATCGAGGGTGAGGGTGCTGGCAGCAGCTTTCGTTCAGCAGCGATCGAGGATGACACAGGTTTCGGGACTGCGCGCGTGCTCTGGCTGTCCGGGATTATCGGCACGCTTGGCCTATTGAGGATCGGGGCAGGTCTGCTGCTCGCGCTTGCGCCCGTAGTGGCAGGCCTGTGGTTCTTTACCCAGTCGCGCGGCATCTTTGCTGGCTGGCTGAAGGGCCTTGTGTTCACCTTTGCAGGATCGATCGGGGCAACGATCGTGCTGGCGGTCGAGCTTGCGATCCTTGAACCCTTGCTGGCTGATGCACTGCAGGTGAGGGGCCTTGGCTATGCGGCCCCTGCTGCCCCCACCGAACTGCTTGCGATCACGCTGGCCTTCACAATCGTGCAACTCGCCATGCTGTGGCTGATGGCCCGGATCGTCTTTTATCGCGGTTGGCTGACCTTGCCCGAGCTGCCTGCAGAGTGGCGGCCATGGAATACCGTTCAGCTACGCGAGGACTATCGGCAGCCGACAGTCGAGGCGCAGATCCTGCGTGCCGAACGGATCAGCAGCGCCGTCGAGAGCAGCCTGCGCCGCGAGCGGCTGATCACCAGCGGAAGGATCACCCGCACCGGTGATACCGGCGGGGGCTCTGGCCAGCCCGGGGAGTCGGCACATTCATCCGGTCCGCGCCTTGGCAGTTCCTATCGCCGCGCAGGGCTCAGGGCCTCGCGCTCTGCCCGCATGCGGGAGAGCCGCTCATGAATGCCAAGCCCGATATCGATCTGGCTGATGCTTCTGACGATGATTTTCGCGATCTGCCGGTCGCCGCGAGCTGGGCGACAAGCGTGACAGAGGACCTCGAACGCTCGAACCGGCGCGCATGGCTGGTTGCCATCATCGCCGCGATCATCGCGCTGCTGGAAGCGCTGGCGCTGGTGTTTCTCGTGCCGCTCAAAACCGTTGAACCCTACACGCTGCTGGTCGACCGCCAGACCGGCAATGTCGAGACGCTCGCACCGCTTGATGCGCAGGTTATTGCGCCCGATGCCGCGCTCACCCGTTCGCTGCTGGTCCAGTATGTGATCGCGCGTGAGAGTTTCACCATGGATACGCTGCAGGATGACTATCGCCGGGTCTCGTTGTGGTCCGATGGACCGACAGGCGAGCGCTACCGACGGGAGATGGATGCAGGCAGTCCTTCCTCGCCGCTTGCCTTCATGCCGCGCGGCGGCGTCATACGCACTGAGGTAAGGAGCGTCTCAGGCCTCGCTGAGGGGCGTTCGATGGTGCGTTTTACCACCGTTCAGATCGACAGGAACGGGCGCGCGCAGCCTGAGCAGTACTGGGTTGCGATCATCAGCTACACCTTCTCGGGCGCTGCGATGAGCGAGGCTGACCGTTATGTGAACCCGCTGGGGTTCCAGGTGACCGGCTACCGCCGTGACGCCGAGACCCTGCCAGAGGAGGGGATCGTCAACGGTGTCAGGCTTCCCTCGCAGGACGAGGGTGGGGGGCAGCCATGAGAATGTGCGCGGTCCTGGGCCTTGCACTTGCATTCTCGTTGCCGGTCTCGGCGCAGGTGTTCCCGACCCCGGGTTCCGAGACCCCAAGGATCCAGAGCGTGCAATGGCAGGAAGGCGGGGCGATCGTGCTCACTGCCATGCCGCAGACCACGCTCACCGTCATGCTTGAACCGGGTGAGACCATCCGCCGCGCGACACTCAGCGGAAGCCGGGCATGGGATGTTGCGGTCTCGGCCGAGGCAGATAGCTTTCAGGTAACCCCCGAGGCAGGGGCCGCGCCAGCCAGCCTTCTCGTTGAAACCGGCAGGCGAACCTATGAGTTCAGCCTCGAGACCGGACAGGGTCTGATGGCAGCCTATCTTGTCCGCCTCGAATACGGCCCCTCGATCGTGGAGGCTGAGGAGAGCGAGGACGCCGAGGCTGTCACCGGGCTCGCCTGGTCCTACCGCCTGCGCGGAGACCGCGAGGTGAGACCCTTGTCGGTGCGCGACAATGGCGAGAAGACCGTGATCACCTATGCCCCGGGGCAGGCGCTGCCGGCGGTCTTCGCGATCGGTCCGACGGGAGATGAGGAGGTGGTTGATGGCTACATGCGCGGCGATACCTTCGTCATCGACCGGGTTCATGAGGAACTGGTGTTCCGGATCGACCGCGAGAAGGCTACTGCAAGGCGCGGCCGGCGCGAGGAGGGCGCACAATGAGCACGGACGCTGCCAGCAACAGCCTTGCCGGTGATATCCGCCCGGTCATTGCCACCGGAGCGCGTGGAGAGTGGGGCGTCTGGGTGTTTGGCATCGTGCTGCTTCTGGGTGGGTTCATGCTCTACAGCGCACTGAGCGCATCGGAAGAGAGTGCCGAGGTGCCGGCGGTGTTCGCGCCGCAGGATGATGGCCGCGCGCTCATTGCCTCGCCGCCCGCTCTGCGCATGCCGGAGCGCTTCAGCAATACCTCAGGCGCCGATGAGGAATCCGAGCCACAGGCTCCCGCAGCTCCCGCGGCTGCACCCCAGCGGCTTGCGCCCGCGCTGCTTCAGCCGATAGCCCCGGCCTTTGCGCAGCTCCCTCCGGTACCCCGTCTCGCTGATCCGGCTTCGCGGCAACTGACGGCAGCGCCAGAGGACGCCGCGCCGCGGGTCGTGTTCGATGCCAGTGCCACTTCCGGTGCAAGAGCGCCTGCGGCTGCATCGGGCGCAGCGCGGGGCGAAAGCCCGGAGCGGGTGCTTGCCTCTCGCCTTGCCAATCCCTCGCGCACCATCCCGCAGGGCACCGTCATCCAGGCCGTGCTTGAGACCGCGCTCGATTCCACGCGGGCAGGCGGCGTGCGCGCGCTGGTCCAGCGCGATGTATCCAGCTTTGACGGGACGCGGGTGCTGATCCCGCGCGGAAGCCGTCTCTACGGTGAATATGAGGCCAACCTCCAGGCCGGGCAGAACCGCGCGCTGGTCCAGTGGACCCGGCTGATCCGCCCGGACGGAGTGACCATCGCGCTCGATTCCCCGTCCTCCGATCCGCTGGGCCGCGCCGGGATCCGCGGGCGGGTCGATACCAAGTTCCTGCAGCGCTTTGGCGGAGCCCTCCTGCAATCGGTGCTCGATATCGGGGTGGGCGTTGCCGTCAACGAGGCCAGCAACGGAGTGATCGTCGCGCTGCCCGGCAGCACCCAGAATGTGCAGGTGCGCCAGCCTGACGCCGTCCAGCCCACCCTCAAGGTCCGCCATGGCACCAGCGTCTCGGTATTTGTGGCACGCGATCTCGACTTCTCGAGTGTGGATCGTTGAGGTGATGCTGTGACCACCACTCAAGCCGGATACTACCTCGACAGCTTCCTTGCACCGCTCGCCCCCGTGCTGGGGCGCAAGGATGTCACCGACATCTGGATCAACCGCCCCGGCGAGGTCTGGACCGAGAGTACAGGCGGCGGGATCGAGCGGATCGAGGAACCCGGACTTGACCTCAAGCTGCTCGAACGGCTTGCCCGGCAGATCGCGGCCTATTCCTCGCAAGGGATCAGCCGCGCACAGCCGCTGCTTGCCGCCACCCTGCCCGATGGCTCGCGCGTACAGATCGCCGCGCCGCCCGCCACCCGCGAAGGCTATGCCTTTGCCTTGCGCAAGCATGTATCGGCAGATCTCTCGCTCGCGGACTGGGAGGATGCAGGCGCGTTTGATGAGGCGGCCGCAGGCGAGGTGCAGATCACGACCGAGCGACAGTTCCGCGCGCTCGCAGGGCGCGAGGCGGCGGCCGTGCTGCGTGAGGCCGTGATCGCACGGCGCAACATCCTCATCTCGGGCGGCACCTCGACGGGCAAGACCACTTTCCTCAACGCGCTGCTTGCCGAGGTGCCGCAGGGTGAGCGGCTTGTCCTGATCGAGGATACCGTCGAGCTCCACCTCGCCCATCCCAATGCCGTGGGCCTGCTCGCTGCGCGCGGGGAGCTGAGCGAGGCGCGCATCACGGCTGAGGACCTGCTGATCGCAGCGCTGCGCATGCGACCTGACCGCATCATCCTTGGCGAATTGCGCGGGGTAGAGGCGTTCACCTTC
It contains:
- the virB11 gene encoding P-type DNA transfer ATPase VirB11, with amino-acid sequence MTTTQAGYYLDSFLAPLAPVLGRKDVTDIWINRPGEVWTESTGGGIERIEEPGLDLKLLERLARQIAAYSSQGISRAQPLLAATLPDGSRVQIAAPPATREGYAFALRKHVSADLSLADWEDAGAFDEAAAGEVQITTERQFRALAGREAAAVLREAVIARRNILISGGTSTGKTTFLNALLAEVPQGERLVLIEDTVELHLAHPNAVGLLAARGELSEARITAEDLLIAALRMRPDRIILGELRGVEAFTFLRAVNTGHPGSMTTIHADTPARAIEQLALLVLQAGSKLSRDDVRHYVRESVDVFVQLERRSGTRRVSQVLVAG
- a CDS encoding virB8 family protein gives rise to the protein MNAKPDIDLADASDDDFRDLPVAASWATSVTEDLERSNRRAWLVAIIAAIIALLEALALVFLVPLKTVEPYTLLVDRQTGNVETLAPLDAQVIAPDAALTRSLLVQYVIARESFTMDTLQDDYRRVSLWSDGPTGERYRREMDAGSPSSPLAFMPRGGVIRTEVRSVSGLAEGRSMVRFTTVQIDRNGRAQPEQYWVAIISYTFSGAAMSEADRYVNPLGFQVTGYRRDAETLPEEGIVNGVRLPSQDEGGGQP
- a CDS encoding TrbG/VirB9 family P-type conjugative transfer protein, whose protein sequence is MCAVLGLALAFSLPVSAQVFPTPGSETPRIQSVQWQEGGAIVLTAMPQTTLTVMLEPGETIRRATLSGSRAWDVAVSAEADSFQVTPEAGAAPASLLVETGRRTYEFSLETGQGLMAAYLVRLEYGPSIVEAEESEDAEAVTGLAWSYRLRGDREVRPLSVRDNGEKTVITYAPGQALPAVFAIGPTGDEEVVDGYMRGDTFVIDRVHEELVFRIDREKATARRGRREEGAQ
- a CDS encoding type IV secretion system protein VirB3; translated protein: MFAGVTLTFFVINAILSLELFLIFGAWWVLLIALGVHAIGMIACLHEPRIFDLWLTRVRNCPRVKNHRIWNCNSYRP
- a CDS encoding type IV secretion system protein, giving the protein MACPAIMTGEQFLSRSLAHIDCQAQIIGSYGYQALGEPGSPASLLVAGLLTLFIAFFGIRLMFGPGPGPRDAVFDVIKIGIVLTLAFSWPGFRTVVYDTTLKGPAEIANAIQTGSGNGSSAGFAERLQQADNALVSLTAIGSGRNAAALIEGEGAGSSFRSAAIEDDTGFGTARVLWLSGIIGTLGLLRIGAGLLLALAPVVAGLWFFTQSRGIFAGWLKGLVFTFAGSIGATIVLAVELAILEPLLADALQVRGLGYAAPAAPTELLAITLAFTIVQLAMLWLMARIVFYRGWLTLPELPAEWRPWNTVQLREDYRQPTVEAQILRAERISSAVESSLRRERLITSGRITRTGDTGGGSGQPGESAHSSGPRLGSSYRRAGLRASRSARMRESRS
- a CDS encoding TrbI/VirB10 family protein — encoded protein: MSTDAASNSLAGDIRPVIATGARGEWGVWVFGIVLLLGGFMLYSALSASEESAEVPAVFAPQDDGRALIASPPALRMPERFSNTSGADEESEPQAPAAPAAAPQRLAPALLQPIAPAFAQLPPVPRLADPASRQLTAAPEDAAPRVVFDASATSGARAPAAASGAARGESPERVLASRLANPSRTIPQGTVIQAVLETALDSTRAGGVRALVQRDVSSFDGTRVLIPRGSRLYGEYEANLQAGQNRALVQWTRLIRPDGVTIALDSPSSDPLGRAGIRGRVDTKFLQRFGGALLQSVLDIGVGVAVNEASNGVIVALPGSTQNVQVRQPDAVQPTLKVRHGTSVSVFVARDLDFSSVDR